The following are from one region of the Vicia villosa cultivar HV-30 ecotype Madison, WI unplaced genomic scaffold, Vvil1.0 ctg.000052F_1_1, whole genome shotgun sequence genome:
- the LOC131623107 gene encoding uncharacterized protein LOC131623107 — protein sequence MEPERMNTHKYGFKDPNLEELRKLATLVTDVNGFVKCHGRFLYILFTRIEDILLNTLVEFYDLVYQCFTFPNYQLVPTLEECAHLKSDIEANFITKGCIKGISVEFLMKKANYFASAGSMNAFEDILALLIYGLVLFPNVDNFVDVNAIQIFLIGNLIPTLLGDTYHSIHSKTNKHKRTIVCCASLLYNLPQTLTFWDNKECLRQSQRIMSLTSSNIVWYSHVYFYTKIVDSCGEFSNVCLLGT from the exons ATGGAACCTGAAAGAATGAATACTCACAAGTACGGTTTCAAGGATCCCAATCTAGAAGAACTGAGaaagctagcaactttggttacTGATGTTAATGGTTTTGTGAAGTGTCATGGAAgatttctttatattttattcaCCAGAATTGAAGATATACTTCTTAATACTTTGGTCGAGTTCTACGATCTGGTTTATCAATGTTTCACCTTTCCTAATTatcagttggtacccactttagAGGAGTGTGCTCACCTG AAATCTGATATAGAGGCTAATTTTATCACAAAAGGATGCATCAAGGGGATTAGTGTTGAGTTCTTGATGAAGAAGGCTAATTATTTTGCTAGTGCTGGTAGCATGAATGCTTTTGAGGATATTCTAGCCTTATTGATCTATGGCTTGGTTCTTTTCCCTAACGTTGACAACTTTGTTGATGTTAACGCTATTCAGATTTTCTTGATTGGGAATCTCATTCCAACTCTGTTAGGAGATACTTATCATTCTATTCACTCCAAGACTAATAAACATAAGAGGACTATTGTATGTTGTGCATCTTTGTTGTATAACCTTCCTCAGACTCTTACTTTTTGGGACAACAAAGAGTGTTTGAGGCAGTCTCAGAGGATTATGTCTCTTACTAGCTCTAATATTGTGTGGTATTCTCATGTTTACTTCTATACTAAGATTGTTGACAGTTGTGGAGAGTTCTCTAATGTGTGTCTTCTTGGTACATAA